A single Pan troglodytes isolate AG18354 chromosome 19, NHGRI_mPanTro3-v2.0_pri, whole genome shotgun sequence DNA region contains:
- the FKBP10 gene encoding peptidyl-prolyl cis-trans isomerase FKBP10 codes for MFPAGPPSHSLLRLPLLQLLLLVVQAVGRGLGRASPAGGPLEDVVIERYHIPRACPREVQMGDFVRYHYNGTFEDGKKFDSSYDRNTLVAIVVGVGRLITGMDRGLMGMCVNERRRLIVPPHLGYGSIGLAGLIPPDATLYFDVVLLDVWNKEDTVQVSTLLRPPHCPRMVQDGDFVRYHYNGTLLDGTSFDTSYSRGGTYDTYVGSGWLIKGMDQGLLGMCPGEKRKIIIPPFLAYGEKGYGTVIPPQASLVFHVLLIDVHNPKDTVQLETLELPPGCVRRAGAGDFMRYHYNGSLMDGTLFDSSYSRNNTYNTYIGQGYIIPGMDQGLQGACMGERRRITIPPHLAYGENGTGDKIPGSAVLIFNVHVIDFHNPADVVEIRTLSRPSETCNETTKLGDFVRYHYNCSLLDGTQLFTSHDYGAPQEATLGANKVIEGLDTGLQGMCVGERRQLIVPPHLAHGESGARGVPGSAVLLFEVELVSREDGLPTGYLFVWHEDPPANLFEDMDLNKDGEVPPEEFSTFIKAQVSEGKGRLMPGQDPEKTIGDMFQNQDRNQDGKITVDELKLKSDEDEERVHEEL; via the exons ATGTTCCCCGCGGGCCCCCCCAGCCACAGCCTCCTCCGGCTCCCCCTGCTGCAGTTGCTGCTACTGGTGGTGCAGGccgtggggagggggctgggccgCGCCAGCCCGGCCGGGGGCCCCCTGGAAGATGTGGTCATCGAGAGGTACCACATCCCCAGGGCCTGTCCCCGGGAAGTGCAGATGGGGGATTTTGTGCGCTACCACTACAACGGCACTTTTGAAGATGGCAAGAAGTTTGATTCAAG CTATGATCGCAACACCTTGGTGGCCATCGTGGTGGGTGTGGGGCGCCTCATCACTGGCATGGACCGAGGCCTCATGGGCATGTGTGTCAACGAGCGGCGACGCCTCATTGTGCCTCCCCACCTGGGCTATGGGAGCATCGGCCTGG CGGGGCTCATTCCACCGGATGCCACCCTCTACTTCGATGTGGTTCTGCTGGATGTGTGGAACAAGGAAGACACCGTGCAGGTGAGCACATTGCTGCGCCCGCCCCACTGCCCCCGCATGGTCCAGGACGGCGACTTTGTCCGCTACCACTACAATGGCACCCTGCTGGACGGCACCTCCTTCGACACCAG CTACAGTAGGGGCGGCACTTATGACACCTACGTCGGCTCTGGTTGGCTGATCAAGGGCATGGACCAGGGGCTGCTGGGCATGTGTcctggagagaaaaggaagattatCATCCCTCCATTCCTGGCCTATGGCGAGAAAGGCTATG GGACAGTGATCCCCCCACAGGCCTCGCTGGTCTTTCACGTCCTCCTGATTGACGTGCACAACCCGAAGGACACTGTCCAGCTAGAGACACTGGAGCTCCCCCCCGGCTGTGTCCGCAGAGCCGGGGCCGGGGACTTCATGCGCTACCACTACAATGGCTCCTTGATGGATGGCACCCTCTTCGATTCCAG CTACTCCCGCAACAACACCTACAATACCTATATCGGGCAGGGTTACATCATCCCCGGGATGGACCAGGGGCTGCAGGGTGCCTGCATGGGGGAACGCCGGAGAATTACCATCCCCCCGCACCTCGCctacggggagaatggaactg GAGACAAGATCCCTGGCTCTGCCGTGCTAATCTTCAACGTCCATGTCATTGACTTCCACAACCCTGCGGATGTGGTGGAAATCAGGACACTGTCCCGGCCATCTGAGACCTGCAATGAGACCACCAAGCTTGGGGACTTTGTTCGATACCATTACAACTGTTCTTTGCTGGACGGCACCCAGCTGTTCACCTC GCATGACTACGGGGCCCCCCAGGAGGCGACTCTCGGGGCCAACAAGGTGATCGAAGGCCTGGACACGGGCCTGCAGGGCATGTGTGTGGGAGAGAGGCGGCAGCTCATCGTGCCCCCGCACCTGGCCCACGGGGAGAGTGGAG cCCGGGGAGTCCCAGGCAGTGCTGTGCTGCTGTTTGAGGTGGAGCTGGTGTCCCGGGAGGATGGGCTGCCCACAGGCTACCTGTTTGTGTGGCACGAGGACCCTCCTGCCAACCTGTTTGAAGACATGGACCTCAACAAGGATGGCGAGGTCCCTCCGGAGGAG ttcTCCACCTTCATCAAGGCTCAAGTGAGTGAGGGCAAAGGACGCCTCATGCCTGGGCAGGACCCTGAGAAAACCATAGGAGACATGTTCCAGAACCAGGACCGCAACCAGGACGGCAAGATCACAGTCGACGAGCTCAAGCTGAAGTCAGATGAGGACGAGGAGCGGGTCCACGAGGAGCTCTGA